Proteins found in one Populus alba chromosome 14, ASM523922v2, whole genome shotgun sequence genomic segment:
- the LOC118040671 gene encoding transcription factor bHLH78 encodes MEKDKLFMSEGANTAATIWNSCSFGMEMQANELSCGPEKLVNCFLNPNWDNSLDQSDPFESALSSIVSSPVASVANANANAVPNAGVGGDGFMIRELIGRLGNICNSGDISPQSFVNNNNNSTNTSCYSTPLNSPPKLNLSMMDSQMRGNLPIPGNSVVKHPGLAPFPADFVERAARYSCFASNNLGGLNKQFGLNESELINRLMPRVEPGKLSRVSSNNSMKVTVSQANVQESNKSSPQDGSLNSDKKFSRQSRPSTSENGDSREESSVSEQVPGGKLSMKSQNDANSRKRKSIPRGKAKETPSSSPSASDVKVAAENDDSKAKRSKSDETNGSDKDTAKEKEEENGNQKQNKNNSKPPEPPKDYIHVRARRGQATDSHSLAERVRREKISERMKFLQDLVPGCNKVTGKAVMLDEIINYVQSLQRQVEFLSMKLSSVNPRMEFNMETLLSKDIFQSRGSMPHSLYPLDASSPAFPYSYQSQQGLALQNGMPSNAETQFSMNPLNAALRRNPSMHLPPLDGFGDPAALQASAMWEDDLQSVVQMGYGQNHQESFQGSVPSTHMKIEL; translated from the exons ATGGAAAAAGATAAGTTGTTTATGAGCGAGGGAGCGAACACAGCAGCAACCATTTGGAATTCTTGCAGTTTTGGAATGGAAATGCAAGCCAATGAGCTGAGTTGTGGTCCAGAGAAACTTGTCAATTGCTTTCTCAATCCCAATTGGGACAACTCATTGGATCAGAGCGATCCCTTTGAGTCTGCTTTGAGCTCCATTGTCTCATCACCTGTTGCATCCGTTGCCAATGCAAACGCCAACGCCGTTCCTAATGCTGGCGTTGGTGGTGACGGTTTTATGATTAGAGAACTTATTGGAAGACTAGGAAACATTTGCAATTCTGGAGACATTTCTCCACAATCTTTtgttaacaataataacaatagcacTAACACTTCTTGCTATAGTACCCCTTTGAATTCCCCTCCAAAGCTGAATCTTTCGATGATGGATTCGCAAATGAGAGGAAATCTGCCAATTCCTGGGAACAGCGTAGTAAAGCATCCAGGTTTAGCACCATTTCCAGCTGATTTTGTAGAGAGGGCTGCACGATATTCTTGCTTTGCTAGCAACAATCTTGGAGGCCTCAATAAACAATTCGGATTGAATGAATCCGAATTGATTAATAGGTTGATGCCACGAGTAGAACCTGGTAAGCTCTCGAGAGTTTCGAGTAACAATTCAATGAAGGTCACTGTATCGCAAGCAAATGTTCAAGAAAGCAACAAGAGCTCACCCCAGGATGGGAGTTTGAATTCTGATAAAAAATTCAGTAGGCAGTCAAGGCCTTCAACATCAGAGAATGGAGATTCCAGGGAGGAATCTTCAGTGTCTGAGCAAGTCCCAGGTGGGAAATTGAGCATGAAATCCCAGAATGACGCCAATTccaggaaaagaaaatcaattccCAGAGGAAAAGCCAAAGAAACTCCCTCTTCATCTCCATCTGCTTCTGATGTCAAG GTTGCAGCAGAGAATGATGACTCGAAGGCAAAAAGAAGCAAATCGGATGAAACTAATGGCAGTGACAAGGATACagcaaaggaaaaggaagaagaaaatggaaatcagaaacagaacaaaaataattcaaagccGCCAGAGCCACCAAAGGATTATATCCATGTCAGAGCCAGAAGGGGTCAGGCTACAGATAGCCACAGTCTTGCTGAAAGA GttagaagagagaaaatcagTGAAAGAATGAAGTTCCTCCAGGATCTTGTTCCCGGATGCAATAAG GTTACTGGGAAAGCAGTGATGCTTGACGAGATTATAAACTATGTACAGTCATTGCAGCGCCAGGTTGAG TTTCTGTCCATGAAGCTGTCATCTGTGAATCCGAGAATGGAGTTCAACATGGAAACTCTGTTGTCCAAGGAT ATTTTCCAATCCCGTGGATCCATGCCTCATAGTCTTTATCCATTAGATGCCTCCTCGCCGGCATTCCCTTATAGTTACCAATCGCAGCAAGGGCTGGCCCTGCAAAATGGCATGCCAAGCAATGCAGAAACCCAGTTCTCCATGAACCCATTAAACGCTGCGTTGCGGCGAAACCCGAGCATGCATCTGCCACCCCTTGATGGTTTTGGCGATCCTGCTGCTCTCCAG GCCTCAGCCATGTGGGAAGACGACCTTCAAAGTGTTGTGCAGATGGGATATGGTCAGAATCATCAGGAGAGCTTTCAAG GCTCAGTGCCCTCAACTCACATGAAAATTGAGCTATAA